The Salinibaculum sp. SYNS191 genome has a window encoding:
- a CDS encoding metal-dependent hydrolase — protein sequence MNKRGHVLNAVLLAIGLGYILEPSGDVETFRTIAEVFVPVVLGALFPDVDTAFGKHRKTLHNLPVLAIVGAYPLYFGNLQWVWLGVLTHYVLDVLGTTRGIALFYPLWSKEFDVPFGIPVDSQYTDLMMLTVTAVELAGTFLLLKYAAPVVLEAQQTILPALQ from the coding sequence ATGAACAAACGTGGGCACGTGCTCAACGCCGTGTTGCTCGCCATCGGACTGGGGTACATTCTCGAACCGAGCGGCGACGTGGAGACGTTCCGGACCATCGCCGAGGTGTTCGTCCCCGTCGTCCTCGGCGCGCTCTTTCCCGACGTCGACACCGCCTTCGGCAAGCACCGCAAGACGCTGCACAACCTCCCCGTGCTCGCTATCGTCGGTGCCTACCCGCTCTACTTCGGCAACCTCCAGTGGGTCTGGCTGGGTGTGCTGACCCACTACGTCCTCGACGTGCTCGGGACGACGCGGGGCATCGCGCTCTTTTACCCGCTCTGGAGCAAGGAGTTCGACGTCCCCTTCGGTATCCCCGTGGACAGCCAGTACACCGACCTCATGATGCTCACGGTGACGGCCGTCGAACTCGCCGGGACCTTCCTCCTGCTGAAGTACGCCGCGCCGGTCGTCCTCGAAGCACAGCAGACGATTCTACCCGCGCTTCAGTAG
- the ftsZ gene encoding cell division protein FtsZ: MDSIIDDAIEEAEEEREQEASTGDDGGDEPTTAENPSTSGQMTDDELASVVKDLETKITVVGCGGAGGNTVTRMMEEGIHGAKLVAANTDAQHLADEVEADTKILIGKKRTGGRGAGSVPKIGEEAAQENIEDIQQSINGSDMVFVTAGLGGGTGTGAAPVVAQAAQEAGALTISIVTIPFTAEGERRRANADAGLERLRAVSDTVIVVPNDRLLDYAPSMPLQDAFKICDRVLMRSVKGMTELITKPGLVNVDFADVRTIMENGGVAMIGLGESDSENKAQDSIRSALRSPLLDVEFDGANSALVNVVGGRDMSIEEAEGVVEEIYDRIDPDARIIWGASVNEEFEGKMETMIVVTGVESPQIYGKSEAEREKAAQQLGDDIDYVD, translated from the coding sequence ATGGATTCCATTATCGACGACGCCATCGAGGAGGCCGAGGAGGAACGGGAGCAAGAGGCGTCTACGGGGGACGACGGGGGCGACGAGCCGACGACGGCCGAGAACCCGTCGACGTCCGGACAGATGACCGACGACGAACTCGCGTCGGTGGTCAAAGACCTCGAAACGAAAATCACCGTCGTCGGCTGTGGCGGGGCCGGCGGGAACACCGTGACGCGCATGATGGAGGAGGGCATCCACGGCGCGAAACTGGTCGCGGCCAACACCGACGCCCAGCACCTCGCGGACGAGGTGGAGGCCGACACGAAGATACTCATCGGCAAGAAGCGCACCGGCGGCCGCGGGGCCGGCTCTGTGCCCAAAATCGGCGAGGAGGCCGCCCAGGAGAACATCGAGGACATCCAGCAGTCCATCAACGGCTCCGACATGGTGTTCGTCACCGCGGGCCTCGGCGGCGGTACCGGGACCGGCGCAGCGCCCGTCGTCGCACAGGCCGCACAGGAAGCGGGCGCGCTGACCATCTCCATCGTGACGATTCCGTTCACGGCGGAGGGCGAACGCCGCCGCGCCAACGCCGACGCCGGCCTGGAGCGCCTTCGCGCCGTCTCCGACACGGTCATCGTCGTGCCCAACGACCGCCTGCTCGACTACGCGCCGTCGATGCCGCTGCAGGACGCCTTCAAAATCTGTGACCGCGTCCTGATGCGCTCGGTGAAGGGCATGACCGAACTCATCACCAAGCCCGGCCTGGTCAACGTCGACTTCGCCGACGTTCGCACCATCATGGAGAACGGCGGCGTCGCCATGATCGGCCTCGGCGAGTCCGACTCCGAGAACAAGGCCCAGGACTCCATCCGCTCGGCGCTGCGCTCGCCACTCCTCGACGTGGAGTTCGACGGCGCGAACTCCGCGCTCGTCAACGTCGTCGGCGGCCGCGACATGAGCATCGAGGAGGCGGAGGGCGTCGTCGAGGAGATATACGACCGCATCGACCCCGACGCGCGCATCATCTGGGGCGCGTCGGTCAACGAGGAGTTCGAGGGCAAGATGGAGACGATGATCGTCGTCACGGGCGTCGAGAGCCCGCAGATTTACGGCAAGAGCGAGGCCGAACGCGAGAAGGCCGCCCAGCAACTCGGCGACGACATCGACTACGTCGACTGA
- a CDS encoding L-lactate permease, translating to MVDVVFLALAASVPIAVSFLLLVGLRWSASKSMGVGWVLASVLGLAYWQMEPTWWMAAAIYGVLQASSIILIVFGAVLLMNYLELSGAITTIRWYFRGIEEDRRVQLLLIGLGFETIIEGAAGFGTPGALAAPLFIGLGFPPLGAAVFGLFFNAPNPQFGAAGTPIIGGVGAVIGDTLPASQSLGPFLDLVSAWSGVMTGLTFVFWGLLGVFLLTYWFGDEGERSLRGAARPTAEIAPFATVLGMSAGLTQWAVAWFIGPALPSIAAGFVAFAVGIVLADRDILIPDDRWSFPDRSHWSEQWLGGLNLGEINQTEPKKQMPVLLAWTPYLLVGGVLLVTRWPTFDLVPVLQQFTVGLSSILGTELSWELAYLYLPGTMPFIPVAVLTGLLHRMDTGEMVDAWGESVRQVAPAALTLVVAVSLTQVMIQSATNSAGFIGMMTALSQALAIGAGAALPIVSPWIGALGTFVTGSNTTSDILFSVLQYDAAVDVSISPTLTVAIQNVGGGVGNMISVLNVAAICGVVGISGREGDIMRKTVVPTVIFALFVGFVGTILVYSVGSVA from the coding sequence ATGGTAGATGTTGTATTCCTGGCACTTGCGGCGAGTGTTCCGATCGCTGTATCGTTTCTCCTGCTCGTAGGGTTGCGATGGTCGGCGTCGAAGTCGATGGGAGTCGGCTGGGTGCTTGCGTCGGTACTCGGTCTGGCATACTGGCAAATGGAGCCCACGTGGTGGATGGCTGCGGCAATCTACGGCGTGTTACAGGCATCCAGCATCATCCTCATCGTCTTCGGTGCCGTGTTGTTGATGAACTATCTCGAACTGAGCGGCGCGATCACCACGATCCGGTGGTATTTCCGCGGCATCGAGGAGGATCGTCGGGTCCAGCTGTTGCTCATCGGGCTCGGCTTCGAGACGATCATCGAGGGTGCGGCCGGGTTCGGCACGCCCGGCGCGCTCGCGGCACCGCTTTTCATCGGGCTGGGCTTTCCTCCGCTGGGTGCTGCGGTGTTTGGCCTGTTTTTCAACGCGCCAAACCCCCAGTTCGGCGCGGCGGGAACCCCGATCATCGGCGGCGTCGGTGCCGTGATCGGCGATACGCTCCCGGCCTCGCAGTCGCTCGGTCCGTTTCTGGATCTGGTGTCGGCCTGGTCGGGCGTGATGACCGGGCTGACGTTCGTGTTCTGGGGACTGCTCGGCGTCTTCCTGCTGACCTACTGGTTCGGCGACGAGGGGGAACGGTCCTTGCGGGGTGCGGCCCGCCCAACCGCGGAGATCGCACCGTTTGCGACCGTCCTCGGGATGTCGGCCGGCCTGACCCAGTGGGCCGTCGCGTGGTTCATCGGTCCGGCCTTGCCCTCGATCGCCGCCGGGTTCGTCGCCTTCGCGGTCGGCATCGTGCTGGCCGACCGGGACATCCTGATCCCGGACGACCGGTGGTCGTTCCCCGACCGGTCACACTGGTCCGAACAGTGGCTGGGCGGCCTGAATCTCGGCGAGATCAACCAGACGGAGCCGAAAAAGCAGATGCCGGTGTTGCTGGCCTGGACGCCCTACCTGCTGGTCGGGGGCGTCCTGCTTGTCACGCGCTGGCCGACCTTCGATCTCGTTCCGGTGCTCCAGCAGTTCACCGTGGGCCTGTCCTCGATCCTCGGGACGGAACTCTCCTGGGAGTTGGCGTATCTCTACCTCCCGGGGACGATGCCGTTCATCCCGGTTGCGGTCCTCACTGGATTGCTCCACAGGATGGACACTGGCGAGATGGTCGACGCCTGGGGGGAGTCGGTTCGCCAGGTCGCGCCCGCGGCGCTGACGCTGGTAGTCGCCGTCTCGCTGACGCAAGTGATGATCCAGTCGGCCACCAACTCCGCCGGCTTCATCGGGATGATGACCGCCCTCTCGCAGGCCCTGGCGATAGGCGCCGGGGCCGCGCTCCCGATCGTCTCGCCCTGGATCGGCGCGCTGGGGACGTTCGTCACCGGGAGCAACACGACCTCGGACATCCTGTTTAGCGTCCTCCAGTACGACGCCGCGGTCGACGTCTCGATCTCGCCGACGCTGACCGTGGCGATTCAAAACGTTGGCGGCGGGGTCGGGAACATGATCTCGGTGCTCAACGTCGCCGCGATCTGTGGCGTCGTCGGCATCTCCGGCCGCGAGGGCGACATCATGCGCAAGACCGTCGTCCCGACGGTGATCTTCGCACTCTTTGTCGGGTTCGTCGGCACGATCCTGGTCTATTCCGTCGGCTCGGTCGCCTGA
- a CDS encoding PHP domain-containing protein, whose protein sequence is MHVKVLDEGVVERAKRRGIDVLVYAPHFTRWPTIRDRAVAHSDEDLLVVPGRELFTGDWRSRRHVLALDLERPIPDFVTLSGAMAELDRQDAVTLVPHPGFLSFSLEREHIAEYRDHVDAIEVYNPKHLPWDNRRAQRLAGEFDLPPFTSSYAHLPRTVGECWTAFETAIEDAADLHAALREGVERTVMHRRGPQHTRRRVLEFAHIGYENTWKKLDRVYLSGTEPTHPGHVAYDGAFDDIRVY, encoded by the coding sequence ATGCACGTGAAGGTGCTGGACGAGGGGGTCGTCGAGCGAGCGAAGCGGCGCGGCATCGACGTCCTGGTGTACGCGCCCCACTTCACGCGCTGGCCGACGATTCGCGACCGGGCCGTGGCACACTCCGACGAGGACCTGCTGGTCGTCCCCGGCAGAGAGCTGTTCACCGGCGACTGGCGCTCGCGGCGGCACGTCCTCGCGCTGGACCTCGAACGGCCGATTCCCGACTTCGTCACGCTGTCCGGCGCGATGGCCGAACTCGACCGGCAGGACGCCGTCACGCTGGTCCCGCACCCGGGCTTTCTCTCCTTCAGCCTCGAACGCGAGCACATCGCGGAGTACCGCGACCACGTCGACGCCATCGAGGTCTACAACCCCAAACACCTGCCCTGGGACAACCGCCGGGCGCAGCGACTGGCCGGCGAGTTCGACCTGCCACCCTTCACCTCGTCGTACGCCCACCTCCCGCGGACCGTCGGCGAGTGCTGGACGGCGTTCGAGACGGCTATCGAGGACGCCGCCGACCTGCACGCGGCGCTGCGCGAGGGCGTCGAGCGGACGGTCATGCACCGTCGCGGCCCGCAGCACACGCGCCGGCGCGTCCTGGAGTTCGCCCACATCGGCTACGAAAACACCTGGAAGAAACTCGACCGGGTCTACCTCTCGGGGACCGAGCCGACTCACCCGGGCCACGTCGCCTACGACGGGGCCTTCGACGACATCCGGGTCTACTGA
- a CDS encoding pyridoxamine 5'-phosphate oxidase family protein, protein MSHDENRRSLLGGASGSDAPVDVLRRADFGVLGLTKESEAYTVPLSFGYDDELTTLYFLLAFDEGSKKRECMATTDVASFVVVDSELPDAWQSIHFTGTLDRVPEEKTEVAYQTLAETAAFPALYTFEEYVEESTAEQELYGFDVETVSARQNSTA, encoded by the coding sequence ATGTCACACGACGAGAACCGGCGGTCCCTCCTCGGTGGCGCGTCCGGAAGCGACGCGCCCGTCGACGTGTTGCGTCGGGCCGACTTCGGCGTCCTGGGGCTGACGAAGGAGTCGGAGGCGTACACGGTCCCGCTGTCCTTCGGCTACGACGACGAACTGACGACGCTGTACTTCCTGCTGGCGTTCGACGAGGGGAGCAAGAAGCGGGAGTGCATGGCGACGACGGACGTGGCGAGTTTCGTCGTCGTCGACTCCGAGTTGCCGGACGCGTGGCAGAGCATCCACTTCACGGGGACGCTCGACAGGGTTCCCGAGGAGAAGACCGAAGTCGCGTACCAGACGCTCGCGGAGACGGCGGCGTTCCCGGCGCTCTACACCTTCGAGGAGTACGTCGAGGAGAGCACGGCGGAGCAGGAACTCTACGGGTTCGACGTCGAGACGGTGAGCGCGCGACAGAATTCGACCGCGTAG
- a CDS encoding ArsA family ATPase — protein MNLEVEAVEDVDDDVVPAGIDAPEYVLYGGKGGVGKTTMAAATALASARDGTATLVVSTDPAHSLSDTLDTDVPSDPAQIRDDIPLYAAEIDPEEALAEGPFAGGGEDGNPLAGLLGGDAANPLGGSMPGSDEAAAMRLLLEYMDDPRFERVVVDTAPTGHTLRLLELPEMLDSMVGKLLSLRERMSGMMEGLLGGADEEEGIDSLREFSERIEQFRTVLRDPAKTDFRVVLVPEELSVRESERLLDRLGQFGVPVGTVVVNRVMQDPGEVADLGEDIVSPNHTDCEFCERRWQVQRGALDRSQELFMGHDVRRVPLFAEEVQGERLLRIVAACLEE, from the coding sequence ATGAACCTCGAAGTCGAGGCCGTCGAGGACGTCGACGACGACGTCGTCCCGGCGGGCATCGACGCACCCGAGTACGTCCTCTACGGCGGGAAAGGCGGCGTCGGCAAGACCACGATGGCTGCGGCGACGGCACTCGCCAGCGCCCGCGACGGGACGGCGACGCTCGTCGTCTCGACGGACCCCGCACACTCCCTGTCGGACACGCTCGACACCGACGTCCCGAGCGACCCGGCACAGATTCGCGACGACATCCCGCTCTACGCGGCCGAAATCGACCCCGAGGAGGCCCTCGCCGAGGGCCCCTTCGCCGGGGGCGGCGAAGACGGCAACCCCCTTGCTGGCCTGCTCGGCGGCGACGCCGCGAACCCGCTCGGCGGGTCGATGCCCGGCTCCGACGAGGCTGCCGCAATGCGCCTCCTGCTCGAGTACATGGACGACCCGCGCTTCGAGCGCGTCGTCGTCGACACCGCGCCGACGGGGCACACCCTCCGCTTGCTGGAACTGCCGGAGATGCTGGACTCGATGGTCGGCAAACTGCTCTCGCTGCGCGAGCGCATGAGCGGCATGATGGAGGGGCTGCTCGGCGGGGCCGACGAGGAGGAGGGCATCGACAGCCTCCGGGAGTTCTCCGAGCGAATCGAGCAGTTCCGGACGGTGCTGCGGGACCCCGCGAAGACGGACTTCCGGGTCGTGTTAGTCCCCGAGGAACTGAGCGTCCGCGAGTCCGAGCGCCTGCTGGACAGACTCGGACAGTTCGGCGTCCCCGTCGGCACCGTCGTCGTGAACCGCGTCATGCAGGACCCCGGCGAGGTGGCGGACCTCGGCGAGGACATCGTCTCGCCGAACCACACGGACTGTGAGTTCTGCGAGCGGCGCTGGCAGGTCCAGCGGGGGGCGCTGGACCGCTCGCAGGAGCTGTTCATGGGTCACGACGTGCGCCGCGTGCCGCTGTTCGCCGAGGAAGTGCAGGGCGAGCGGCTGCTGCGGATTGTGGCGGCGTGTCTAGAGGAGTAG
- a CDS encoding protein translocase SEC61 complex subunit gamma produces MRTPTDLSSYIRVLKLASTPSWQEFSQVAKIAGAGILLVGFMGFLIFTVMFLMRSLGGIA; encoded by the coding sequence ATGAGAACACCCACGGACCTGAGTTCGTACATCCGCGTGCTCAAACTGGCGAGTACGCCCTCGTGGCAGGAGTTCTCGCAGGTGGCGAAAATCGCCGGTGCGGGTATCCTCCTGGTCGGATTCATGGGCTTTCTGATCTTCACGGTAATGTTCCTGATGCGATCGCTCGGGGGCATCGCGTGA
- a CDS encoding ATP-dependent DNA helicase, with protein sequence MADSEVTDRWRDFFGFEEPYDNQADAVESAIQVGRANGYLAMEGPCGTGKTMAALTAGATLVREGDYERIVVVTPVKQQLQQFVDDLRTMNTGLEEPLRGISLVGKRDLCPYGREGAFPEDASTHDRCEDLRENTARLVESDRKSDDRAVASTAVGGESEEIWWDPQRGSDLAKHARPDGPGQQTFEDALATAGATSPYRTSQPSAPETMVEGDDTPLYCPFEADWYARNKGSPVDFGVGENHVVTAEDYLPAATERGTCPHRVMGVLLEEADVVVGNYNHLFDPDSRPLLESILDERTFVVVDEAHRLEERVRDLLSDRVGRATLKRARNDCQALLSRARQTSEHKQQVADRLASHDVPIEAVERAREFYDDALTWLDERVADHLTREYGPEWRGGNTGDLPDRTVEVPLRDPETVEQDELTAWAEREGYTGDLWRSLPAVGAAVEDTIDDLGLTRTPVCAAVGVIAKRWWEKDHASYLREIELEYSPADERSADRPWQTQYTAGLVLFECMPGDTLKDVFAGLGGGILMSATLEPLDVFGEVAGLEALRRADRPVVERTYTLPFPEENRASWLVDATPFTAHNRGDPAENADQKTWTATRDEYAHVLRTLARSPGNVLVAMPNYREAAWAGEYLRDAVEKPVLVDESSSNDETEALKREFFAGDGKVLVTSTRGTLTEGVDYDGDKLHCAAVVGVPLVNIGSPRVRAVRRAYADAFGEDSAFEYALTVPAVRRARQTIGRVIRGHEEVGTRALVGRRYTAGARHSVHGYLSPGEREEFVRLTPEFLSDQQDRFWADQPSPE encoded by the coding sequence ATGGCCGACAGCGAGGTGACCGACCGGTGGCGCGACTTCTTCGGCTTCGAGGAGCCCTACGACAACCAGGCCGACGCCGTCGAGTCGGCGATACAGGTCGGGCGCGCGAACGGCTACCTCGCGATGGAGGGCCCCTGCGGGACCGGCAAGACCATGGCCGCGCTGACCGCCGGCGCGACGCTGGTCCGGGAGGGCGACTACGAGCGCATCGTCGTCGTCACGCCGGTCAAACAGCAGTTACAGCAGTTCGTCGACGACCTGCGGACGATGAACACGGGCCTGGAGGAGCCACTCCGTGGCATCTCCCTGGTCGGCAAGCGGGACCTCTGTCCGTACGGCCGGGAGGGAGCCTTCCCCGAGGACGCGAGCACGCACGACCGCTGTGAAGACCTGCGCGAGAACACGGCGCGGCTGGTCGAGAGCGACCGCAAGAGCGACGACCGCGCAGTCGCCAGCACGGCCGTCGGCGGCGAGAGCGAGGAGATATGGTGGGACCCGCAACGGGGCAGCGACCTCGCCAAACACGCCCGGCCGGACGGTCCCGGCCAGCAGACCTTCGAGGACGCACTGGCGACGGCCGGGGCGACCAGCCCCTATCGGACCAGTCAGCCCAGCGCACCCGAAACGATGGTCGAGGGCGACGACACGCCGCTGTACTGCCCGTTCGAGGCCGACTGGTACGCCCGCAACAAGGGCTCGCCCGTCGACTTCGGGGTCGGCGAGAATCACGTCGTCACGGCCGAAGACTACCTGCCGGCGGCGACCGAGCGCGGCACCTGCCCCCACCGCGTGATGGGCGTCCTGCTGGAGGAGGCCGACGTGGTGGTCGGCAACTACAACCACCTGTTCGACCCCGACTCGCGGCCGCTGCTGGAGTCGATTCTCGACGAGCGTACCTTCGTCGTCGTCGACGAGGCCCACCGGCTGGAGGAGCGCGTGCGGGACCTGCTCTCGGACCGCGTCGGCCGTGCGACGCTCAAGCGGGCGCGAAACGACTGCCAGGCGTTGCTCTCCCGGGCGCGCCAGACGAGCGAGCACAAACAGCAGGTGGCGGACAGGCTGGCCAGCCACGACGTGCCCATCGAGGCCGTCGAGCGGGCACGGGAGTTCTACGACGACGCGCTCACGTGGCTGGACGAACGCGTCGCGGACCACCTCACCCGGGAGTACGGCCCCGAGTGGCGCGGCGGCAACACCGGCGACCTGCCCGACCGGACCGTCGAGGTGCCGCTGCGGGACCCGGAGACGGTCGAGCAGGACGAACTGACCGCGTGGGCCGAGCGGGAGGGGTACACCGGGGACCTGTGGCGCTCGCTGCCCGCCGTCGGCGCGGCCGTCGAGGACACCATCGACGACCTCGGCCTGACGCGGACGCCCGTCTGCGCCGCGGTCGGCGTCATCGCCAAACGGTGGTGGGAGAAGGACCACGCCAGCTACCTCCGGGAGATAGAACTGGAGTACAGCCCGGCCGACGAGCGGAGCGCGGACCGACCCTGGCAGACCCAGTACACCGCCGGGCTGGTCCTCTTCGAGTGCATGCCCGGGGACACCCTGAAGGACGTCTTCGCCGGGCTCGGCGGGGGAATCCTGATGAGCGCGACGCTGGAGCCGCTGGACGTCTTCGGGGAGGTGGCGGGCCTGGAGGCGCTGCGGCGGGCCGACCGGCCGGTCGTCGAGCGGACGTACACGCTCCCCTTTCCCGAGGAGAACCGTGCGAGCTGGCTCGTGGACGCGACGCCGTTCACCGCGCACAACCGCGGCGACCCCGCCGAGAACGCCGACCAGAAGACGTGGACGGCCACGCGCGACGAGTACGCCCACGTGTTGCGGACGCTGGCGCGCTCGCCCGGGAACGTCCTCGTGGCGATGCCGAACTACCGCGAGGCGGCGTGGGCCGGCGAGTACCTCCGGGACGCCGTCGAGAAGCCGGTCCTGGTCGACGAGAGTTCCTCGAACGACGAGACGGAGGCGCTGAAACGGGAGTTCTTCGCCGGCGACGGGAAAGTGCTCGTGACGAGCACGCGCGGGACGCTGACGGAAGGCGTCGACTACGACGGGGACAAACTCCACTGCGCGGCCGTCGTGGGCGTCCCGCTGGTGAACATCGGCTCGCCGCGCGTGCGAGCAGTGCGGCGCGCCTACGCCGACGCCTTCGGCGAGGACAGCGCCTTCGAGTACGCGCTGACCGTGCCGGCGGTCCGCCGCGCGCGCCAGACCATCGGGCGGGTCATCCGCGGCCACGAGGAAGTGGGGACGCGCGCGCTCGTCGGCCGGCGTTACACCGCGGGAGCGCGCCACAGCGTCCACGGCTACCTCTCGCCGGGCGAGCGCGAGGAGTTCGTCCGCCTCACGCCGGAGTTCCTGTCCGACCAGCAGGACCGATTCTGGGCGGACCAGCCGTCGCCGGAGTAG
- a CDS encoding CinA family protein, translating into MDDDADDPPIERRVGDALREAGETVAVAEAATGGLVTALLTAPPGASAYLDRGYVTYAYDSLREELAVPRETLDEYGAVSAPTVEAMARAARDRARTDWGLATAAIAGPGGGSDERPVGTAFVGVAEAAPWESGESGATVERYTFEGSRDAVREQVVRQALRDLLAAVTDVQ; encoded by the coding sequence ATGGACGACGACGCAGATGACCCGCCCATCGAGCGCCGCGTCGGCGACGCGCTCCGCGAAGCCGGCGAGACGGTGGCCGTCGCCGAGGCGGCGACCGGCGGCCTCGTCACCGCCCTGTTGACCGCCCCGCCCGGCGCGAGCGCGTACCTCGACCGCGGGTACGTCACCTACGCCTACGACTCGCTGCGGGAGGAACTGGCCGTCCCCCGCGAGACGCTGGACGAGTACGGCGCAGTGAGCGCGCCGACCGTCGAGGCGATGGCCCGCGCCGCGCGGGACCGCGCGCGGACCGACTGGGGACTCGCTACTGCCGCTATCGCCGGCCCCGGCGGGGGCAGCGACGAGCGCCCGGTCGGCACTGCCTTCGTCGGCGTCGCCGAGGCCGCCCCCTGGGAGTCGGGCGAGTCCGGGGCGACCGTCGAGCGCTACACGTTCGAGGGCTCGCGGGACGCGGTCCGCGAGCAGGTCGTTCGGCAGGCGCTGCGCGACCTGCTGGCGGCCGTGACAGACGTGCAATAA
- a CDS encoding transcription elongation factor Spt5 produces the protein MIMNREEPSIHAALAPDSLTSYVMVEADDASVFERILDEIPHSRGVVPGESGLGEVEHFLSPKPDVEGIAEGDIVELIAGPFKGEKAQVQRIDEGKDQVTVELYEATVPIPVTVRGDQIRVLDSEER, from the coding sequence ATGATAATGAACCGCGAGGAGCCGTCGATTCACGCCGCGCTCGCGCCGGACTCGCTGACCTCCTACGTGATGGTCGAGGCCGACGACGCCAGCGTCTTCGAGCGCATCCTCGACGAGATTCCCCACTCCCGCGGGGTCGTCCCCGGCGAGTCCGGCCTGGGCGAAGTCGAGCACTTCCTCTCGCCGAAACCCGACGTCGAGGGCATCGCGGAGGGCGACATCGTCGAACTCATCGCTGGCCCGTTCAAGGGCGAGAAGGCGCAGGTCCAGCGCATCGACGAGGGCAAGGACCAGGTCACCGTCGAGCTGTACGAGGCGACGGTGCCGATTCCGGTCACCGTGCGCGGTGACCAGATTCGCGTGCTGGACTCCGAAGAGCGGTAA
- a CDS encoding DUF7565 family protein — protein MARWECAIDGDGATFDRVEDLIVHQATEHDRIECKVCGAVVPDGYFAIRHAFDEHSRAEYVRAYDASAADVRRRENVKEDIEDAADIREVVDRIEGK, from the coding sequence ATGGCACGCTGGGAGTGCGCTATCGATGGCGATGGCGCGACGTTCGACCGGGTCGAGGACCTCATCGTCCACCAGGCCACCGAGCACGACCGCATCGAGTGCAAGGTCTGCGGTGCGGTCGTCCCCGATGGCTACTTCGCCATCCGCCACGCCTTCGACGAGCACTCGCGGGCGGAGTACGTCCGCGCCTACGACGCCAGCGCTGCGGACGTCCGCCGCCGCGAGAACGTCAAGGAGGACATCGAGGACGCCGCAGACATCCGCGAGGTCGTCGACCGCATCGAGGGCAAGTAA
- a CDS encoding pyridoxal phosphate-dependent aminotransferase encodes MDYETPQFFRVIQYAARADRDVVDMVSGSPDWDPPDALREGLHAYADADPDEFQYPPSVGLKELREEIAQRRGVDRSRVVVTNGTGEANHLAMAGGLEAMSGDEILLADPVYPYYAGRVNFLGADLAFAPVAEDGHLDPDTVRERASEDTAVIVVNSPNNPMGVTYDAETMAELVAVAEEHDALLVSDEVYDHFDYSGRFASALSVDSDHYVATNAVSKSMAITGWRVGYAVFPDPDGPHGDLLDTARTRHMLTNVTGSRPAQAAVLHALRNTGPEYYEGVRSLLEARIDTFTDALDAAGAAYTDPEGAFYVMARFPDFPGTFENVERLIDEGGVAGMPGEAFGEARADWIRFSLTTDRVETAAQRLVDFFA; translated from the coding sequence ATGGACTACGAGACGCCGCAGTTCTTCCGCGTCATCCAGTACGCGGCCCGCGCCGACCGCGACGTGGTGGACATGGTCAGCGGCAGCCCCGACTGGGACCCGCCCGACGCGCTCCGCGAGGGACTCCACGCCTACGCCGACGCCGACCCCGACGAGTTCCAGTACCCGCCCAGCGTCGGGCTCAAAGAACTACGAGAAGAAATCGCCCAGCGCCGCGGCGTCGACCGGAGCCGCGTGGTCGTCACCAACGGCACCGGCGAGGCCAACCACCTCGCGATGGCCGGCGGCCTGGAGGCGATGTCCGGCGACGAAATCCTCCTGGCCGACCCGGTCTACCCCTACTACGCCGGCCGGGTGAACTTCCTCGGCGCGGACCTCGCCTTCGCACCGGTCGCCGAGGACGGTCACCTCGACCCCGACACGGTCCGCGAGCGCGCCAGCGAGGACACCGCGGTCATCGTCGTCAACTCGCCGAACAACCCGATGGGCGTCACCTACGACGCGGAGACGATGGCGGAACTGGTCGCCGTCGCCGAAGAACACGACGCCCTGCTCGTCAGCGACGAGGTGTACGACCACTTCGATTACTCGGGTCGGTTCGCGTCGGCGCTGTCGGTCGACTCCGACCACTACGTCGCCACCAACGCCGTCTCGAAGTCGATGGCCATCACCGGGTGGCGGGTGGGCTACGCCGTCTTCCCGGACCCCGACGGCCCCCACGGTGACCTGCTCGACACCGCCCGGACGCGACACATGCTGACGAACGTGACCGGCTCCCGGCCCGCGCAGGCGGCCGTCCTCCACGCACTGCGGAACACCGGCCCGGAGTACTACGAGGGCGTGCGGTCGCTGCTCGAAGCGCGCATCGACACCTTCACCGACGCGCTGGACGCCGCGGGCGCGGCGTACACCGACCCCGAGGGCGCGTTCTACGTGATGGCCCGGTTCCCCGACTTCCCGGGGACCTTCGAGAACGTGGAACGGCTCATCGACGAAGGCGGCGTCGCGGGGATGCCCGGCGAGGCGTTCGGCGAGGCCCGCGCAGACTGGATTCGCTTCTCGCTGACGACCGACCGCGTGGAGACGGCCGCACAGCGGCTGGTCGACTTCTTCGCGTGA